Proteins encoded within one genomic window of Aspergillus nidulans FGSC A4 chromosome VII:
- a CDS encoding uncharacterized protein (transcript_id=CADANIAT00008036) gives MNLSIRQSFGYHNDDFKTRDDQIGEEDALSFNDLQSSPFRPDGRDDTVDMQMLQKYQTSHDMSGLSTTPRKRSYDQAPDVHDLERDEIERHKRSVGRKDIPDINIYVDEDSRISYDQSAHDVTKQDMENSNMKEKQHEGMSTVLNEEHEDISSRDQNDFDDDASAVMVDDETHDLMDDTCLSTFSAVPNVDMTAFANLPGGSPFKTPRPLPEFPAENKDTRRGSMEPATPVTAKRSPSKNILLDMSSPAGLPTPGKRQRDDPTPSETPNLLDLTDSIDLFPRRQRYIMQQQGRYSPSRRSPLRNPRSPAKTSLLDFDIPAAPTPRSIPTVTPRELESLKSGFLSEISSLKATLSGKEAEVSSLKKAVSDAERRVGEALEEVRIEAARKETLEIEQAEWQRRGREMEDVLRSVRADILEGEQERERLQKKNEEAERGKEQLQRRIVELETQLSAAQKSAVCEHTTSETAAPSKTAEETAKEIQDAVEKVARDLHSLYKEKHETKVAALKKSYEARWEKRLREAEKKLKAANDECEQLKAERDAALQESARPDASMISRENEQHEAAKHVFEAQIAGLQQEITILKSNSEQLRAELKAERAEKGDLVALVEEWLSMQNQQPAPSPQAKSHEVTPEPVPNEQLTPTEDAEREVTRSSSSGLRGPSSGSVSTSSHGEKKIPRFGAPAGRHVRGTSGGKSGIAVFTPGRSGIMGSIERMGRGGAA, from the coding sequence ATGAACCTAAGTATCCGCCAAAGCTTTGGCTACCACAATGATGATTTCAAGACACGGGACGATCAAAttggtgaagaggatgctCTATCTTTCAATGATCTACAGAGCTCGCCTTTTCGACCCGATGGACGGGATGATACAGTTGACATGCAAATGCTACAAAAATACCAAACGTCCCATGATATGAGTGGGCTCTCTACGACTCCGAGAAAGCGATCCTACGACCAGGCACCTGATGTTCATGATCTCGAACGTGACGAGATCGAGAGGCATAAGAGATCAGTAGGCAGAAAAGACATTCCAGACATCAACATCTATGTCGACGAGGATTCCAGAATCAGTTATGACCAGAGCGCACATGATGTCACAAAGCAAGACATGGAGAATAGCAATATgaaagaaaagcaacatgaAGGCATGAGCACAGTTCTCAACGAAGAACACGAAGATATCTCTTCCAGGGACCAAAACgactttgatgatgacgcaAGCGCCGTTATGGTTGACGATGAAACCCATGATCTTATGGACGACACCTGTCTCAGTACATTCTCGGCGGTTCCAAATGTAGATATGACAGCCTTCGCAAACTTGCCGGGAGGATCTCCGTTCAAGACCCCTCGACCTCTTCCTGAGTTTCCTGCTGAGAACAAAGATACCAGGCGCGGGAGTATGGAACCAGCTACTCCGGTTACAGCTAAAAGGTCTCCCAGCAAAAATATCCTTTTAGATATGAGCTCTCCTGCTGGTTTGCCCACTCCTGGAAAGAGACAGCGAGATGACCCAACCCCAAGTGAAACACCCAACTTGCTTGATCTCACAGATAGCATCGACCTTTTTCCTCGCCGCCAGCGGTATATCATGCAGCAACAAGGAAGATACTCGCCATCGCGTCGGTCGCCTCTGAGGAACCCAAGGTCACCCGCAAAGACGAGTCTACTGGACTTCGATATCCCTGCGGCTCCCACACCTCGATCTATACCCACTGTCACCCCTCGGGAATTGGAGTCTCTCAAATCCGGCTTTCTCTCGgaaatttcttctttgaAGGCTACACTTAGTGGAAAGGAAGCTGAAGTTTCTAGCCTCAAGAAAGCCGTGTCAGACGCAGAGCGTAGGGTCGGGGAGGCGTTGGAAGAAGTTCGCATTGAAGCTGCTCGTAAAGAGACCCTAGAAATCGAGCAGGCGGAGTGGCAGCGGAGAGGCCGGGAAATGGAAGACGTGCTGCGATCCGTTAGAGCCGATATACTTGAAGGTGAGCAGGAGCGGGAGCGCttgcagaaaaaaaatgaagaggcagagagaggcaaggagcagcttcaaCGCCGTATAGTAGAGCTCGAAACTCAACTCAGTGCAGCCCAAAAGTCAGCGGTATGTGAGCACACGACATCTGAAACCGCGGCGCCATCAAAGACGGCCGAAGAGACTGCAAAAGAAATCCAAGATGCAGTTGAGAAAGTTGCTCGTGACCTTCACTCGCTCTATAAAGAAAAGCATGAGACGAAGGTTGCGGCTCTCAAGAAAAGCTACGAAGCACGCTGGGAGAAACGATTGCGAGAAgccgagaagaagctcaaagcTGCAAATGACGAATGCGAGCAACTCAAAGCTGAGCGAGATGCGGCGCTGCAGGAGTCCGCACGCCCTGATGCTAGCATGATATCTCGTGAGAACGAACAACATGAAGCAGCGAAGCACGTCTTCGAGGCGCAAATCGCGGGTCTTCAGCAAGAGATAACCATTCTCAAGAGCAACAGCGAACAGCTGCGTGCCGAGCTCAAGGCAGAACGAGCGGAGAAGGGCGATCTTGTTGCTCTTGTGGAGGAGTGGTTGTCAATGCAGAATCAACAGCCCGCCCCATCTCCACAAGCCAAAAGTCATGAGGTGACGCCGGAGCCTGTTCCCAACGAACAGCTCACCCCAACTGAAGATGCCGAACGCGAAGTCACTcgcagcagctccagtgGACTCCGCGGGCCGAGTTCAGGTTCCGTTTCTACTTCGAGTCATGGTGAAAAGAAGATTCCAAGGTTCGGCGCACCGGCGGGTCGGCATGTACGAGGAACCAGCGGCGGCAAATCCGGCATTGCTGTCTTTACGCCTGGTCGAAGCGGCATAATGGGCTCGATTGAGCGGATGGGCCGTGGTGGTGCTGCCTAG
- the farB1 gene encoding protein farB (transcript_id=CADANIAT00008037) — protein sequence MTDSPVAPNPAVETDPKSKRKASSAGLSANSRPVKRRASKACCCCRARKVRCDVVENGSPCTNCRLDQVECVVTESKRRKKSRVDTEISNPQLSQSPAEILDDGALFGGLGDTQGIPHVAPTSPSQGSVDMEQGQHMPHLLYQSQVNRVDPGDRFRKRMAPNPLVPSSMPLSHVTSEIQQLLDPSFGSPRSSGIVLPDYIRGLPARLQKEDIDYLAMKGALTVPDVTLRNELLKAYIHYVHTYMPLLDLEDFLQTIVQNDGIRRMSLLLFQAVMFAGTAFIDLKHLQAAGYPSRKSARKSFFQRARLLYDFDYEVDRISLVQSLLLMTYWYETPDDQKDTWHWMGVSLSLAHTIGLHRDPANSRMDVRRQRMWKRIWWSTYTRDRLIALGMRRPMRVKDDDCDVPMLTLDDFEFHPFSPEIVSMVGNSEILQSVAHQRELASMFIEKAKLCLCVSHVLSAQYSVLSHKFGGTMETTMMLVPKKSAAETFEVRRCDQELEDWLAHLPSEIQYAPAAPAKLSEAQEVLHSHRALLKMVYLTTSSALHRPQVLPAVPFPSMDTELQDMSRNKVRFAAIEITNIAQDLHSLDLTRYFPTTGVTVLLPAVIIHLLDIKSSDQNVRMTSLQRFYQCMRILQRLREIYASADFATSFLEAAIRKAGIQLTVPPQELQKRSNNSGASRNTTLTPPPDSLAQKIPDLTYPKTGSMGGMTLNLVDEAQPAFASTPPPSDGSENGSTNNINPNYHRDAFRIPNIDDTEMSLSQLMDLANDAEVTQNDFDALINFDDAGADFFSSENGVENMTGDGNSKNFPFTFQDMVGFDSGNKSDAAASNGADAAQTEAPNLDMDLGLSLNA from the exons ATGACTGATTCTCCTGTTGCACCAAATCCGGCTGTCGAGACAGACCCCAAAAGCAAGCGCAAGGCCTCGTCAGCAGGACTCTCGGCTAATTCTCGTCCGGTTAAACGACGCGCCTCAAaggcttgctgctgctgccgcgcgCGTAAGGTACGCTGTGATGTGGTAGAAAATGGTTCACCGTGCACAAATTGCCGGCTGGACCAAGTAGAGTGTGTGGTTACAGAAAGCAAACGAAGAAA GAAATCTCGAGTTGACACAGAGATCTCGAATCCTCAGCTTTCCCAGTCGCCAGCCGAGATACTCGATGATGGCGCACTTTTTGGTGGACTAGGGGACACTCAAGGGATCCCTCATGTCGCACCGACGTCTCCTTCTCAGGGCTCTGTAGATATGGAGCAAGGGCAGCACATGCCCCATCTACTAT ATCAGAGCCAAGTCAACAGAGTTGATCCAGGGGACCGCTTTCGAAAACGCATGGCTCCGAATCCCTTGGTACCATCGAGTATGCCCTTGTCTCATGTTACTTCAGAGATTCAGCAGTTACTGGACCCGTCTTTTGGCAGCCCTCGGTCGAGTGGTATTGTACTACCCGACTATATCAGAGGATTACCAGCCCGGCTGCAAAAAGAGGATATTGACTACCTTGCCATGAAGGGGGCACTGACAGTGCCGGATGTTACTTTGCGCAACGAACTGCTCAAGGCCTATATCCACTATGTGCACACGTACATGCCCCTTCttgatctggaagacttCCTGCAAACTATTGTCCAGAATGACGGCATCCGTCGCATGAGTCTGTTGCTTTTCCAGGCTGTGATGTTCGCTGGCACAGCCTTCATCGACTTGAAGCACCTTCAAGCTGCTGGCTACCCCTCGCGGAAATCGGCCCGCAAATCCTTCTTTCAACGTGCAAGGTTACTCTATGATTTCGACTACGAAGTTGACCGTATCTCGCTTGTTCAGTCTCTGTTGTTAATGACCTATTGGTATGAAACACCGGATGACCAGAAGGACACTTGGCACTGGATGGGTGTTAGCTTGTCTCTCGCTCACACCATTGGCCTACACCGTGATCCAGCGAACTCGCGCATGGACGTTAGACGACAACGAATGTGGAAACGCATTTGGTGGAGCACCTATACGCGTGATCGGTTGATCGCCCTGGGAATGAGACGTCCCATGCGCGTGAAAGACGATGATTGTGATGTGCCAATGCTGACACTAGATGACTTCGAGTTCCACCCATTCTCTCCCGAAATCGTGAGCATGGTTGGAAATTCAGAGATCCTTCAGAGCGTAGCTCATCAACGAGAGCTAGCGTCGATGTTCATTGAAAAGGCGAAGCTTTGTCTTTGCGTCAGCCATGTCCTTTCCGCCCAGTACTCAGTTCTGAGCCATAAGTTTGGTGGAACGATGGAGACTACCATGATGCTCGTTCCGAAGAAATCAGCGGCGGAGACGTTCGAGGTTCGGCGCTGtgaccaggagctggaggattgGCTGGCCCATCTTCCCTCGGAGATTCAGTATGCACCTGCAGCACCAGCGAAGTTGAGCGAAGCCCAGGAGGTCCTGCACTCTCACCGTGCTTTACTTAAGATGGTGTACTTGACTACGTCGAGTGCCCTGCATCGACCCCAAGTTCTTCCCGCCGTTCCGTTCCCCTCTATGGACACAGAGTTGCAAGATATGTCTCGCAACAAGGTTCGGTTCGCTGCAATCGAGATTACGAATATCGCCCAAGATCTGCATAGTCTGGATTTAACTCGATATTTCCCCACAACCGGTGTAACGGTGCTTCTTCCTGCCGTCATTATCCATCTTCTCGACATCAAATCCAGCGACCAGAACGTCCGAATGACCAGTTTGCAGCGCTTCTACCAGTGTATGCGCATCCTTCAGCGTCTAAGAGAAATCTATGCTTCAGCCGACTTTGCAACTTCATTCTTGGAGGCTGCGATCAGGAAGGCCGGAATACAGCTTACGGTGCCGCCTCAAGAGTTACAGAAACGCTCTAATAACTCTGGAGCTTCTCGGAATACGACTTtgactcctcctccagattCTCTTGCTCAAAAGATACCCGATCTGACCTATCCCAAGACTGGCTCGATGGGAGGAATGACACTCAATTTGGTAGACGAAGCTCAACCAGCCTTCGCCTCTACACCGCCACCATCCGACGGTAGCGAAAATGGAAGCACTAACAACATCAACCCGAACTATCACCGCGATGCATTCAGAATTCCCAATATTGACGACACTGAGATGAGTTTGAGCCAGCTCATGGATTTGGCAAATGATGCCGAAGTAACGCAAAACGACTTTGATGCCCTGATCAACTTTGACGATGCTGGAGCggacttcttctcctctgaAAACGGCGTGGAGAACATGACGGGTGACGGAAACAGCAAGAACTTCCCGTTCACATTCCAGGACATGGTTGGGTTTGATTCTGGGAACAAGAGCGATGCAGCGGCCTCAAACGGAGCTGATGCAGCGCAAACGGAGGCCCCAAATCTTGACATGGATCTCGGTCTCAGTCTGAATGCCTGA
- a CDS encoding S10 family peptidase (transcript_id=CADANIAT00008038), protein MSRLCLISLLSLAAASLGAAEGHPRFSFNKRQLPADATGVKKFKTPNGVTIRYKEPGKEGVCETTPGVNSYSGYVDLSPESHTFFYFFEARHDPANAPITLWLNGGPGSDSLIGLFEELGPCAISENLTTYVNPYSWNEVSNLLFISQPLGVGFSYAETEEGSLNPVTGVVEDSSFAGVQGRYPKINATLTDTTELAAKATWEVVQGFLGGLPQLDSTIKSKDFNLWTESYGGHYGPAFFNHFYEQNQKIRNGTIDGIELNFNSLGIINGIIDEGIQAPFYPEFAVHNTYGIKAVNETVYNYMKFANEMGNGCQDQIALCKATNRSSFADYALCSEATNMCRDNVEGPYYSYGNRGVYDIRHPYNEKDPTPPNLFVPFLQQDWVMNALGVNINYTSSNNEIYYAFQQTGDFVWPNFIEDLEEILTYPVRVSLIYGDADYICNWFGGQAVSLAVKYPHSKQFQAAGYTPLLVDGVEYGETREYGNFSFSRVYEAGHEVPYYQPAASLQLFNRTLFGWDIAEGKVQTWPGYSTNGTAWPTHTESFVPLPTATPSKGLF, encoded by the exons ATGTCTCGTCTTTGTTTGATCTCCCTgctgtctctggctgctgcATCATTGGGTGCAGCTGAAGGGCACCCAAGGTTCTCTTTCAACAAGCGACAGCTACCAGCGGACGCAACTGGTGTCAAGAAATTCAAGACTCCCAATGGTGTGACCATCCGATACAAGGAGCCTGGTAAAGAGGGTGTCTGTGAGACGACCCCTGGTGTCAACTCTTACTCTGGATACGTTGATCTATCGCCTGAGTCTCACACCTTCTTTTACTTCTTCGAAGCTCGTCATGACCCGGCAAACGCTCCTATCACTCTGTGGCTGAATGGTGGCCCCGGAAGTGATTCGCTTATCGGGCTTTTTGAAG AACTGGGACCGTGCGCTATCAGCGAGAACCTGACGACCTACGTCAACCCATACTCGTGGAATGAAGTCTCCAACCTTTTGTTCATCTCGCAGCCATTGGGAGTCG GATTTTCGTATGCGGAAACAGAGGAAGGGTCGCTCAATCCCGTCACCGGTGTGGTCGAGGATAGTTCTTTCGCTGGCGTCCAGGGTCGCTATCCCAAAATCAACGCTACCCTGACCG ATACCACCGAGCTCGCCGCGAAGGCCACTTGGGAAGTCGTGCAGGGCTTTCTCGGTGGTCTACCTCAGTTGGACAGCACTATCAAGTCCAAAGACTTTAATTTATGGACTGAGAGTTACGGAGGACACTACGGTCCCGCATTCTTCAATCACTTTTACGAGCAGAACCAAAAAATTCGCAACGGAACCATTGATGGTATCGAGCTCAACTTCAACTCACTGGGAATTATCAATGGTATCATCGATGAGGGGATTCAG GCACCTTTCTACCCTGAGTTTGCGGTGCACAACACCTACGGCATCAAAGCC GTTAACGAGACAGTCTACAACTACATGAAATTTGCCAACGAGATGGGCAACGGATGCCAGGATCAGATTGCCCTCTGCAAAGCAACAAACCGTTCTTCTTTTGCCGACTATGCTCTCTGCTCGGAGGCAACTAACATGTGCAGAGATAACGTTG AGGGACCCTACTACAGCTACGGCAACCGCGGCGTCTATGACATTCGCCACCCGTACAAT GAAAAGGACCCAACACCCCCGAACCTCTTCGtccccttcctccagcaAGACTGGGTCATGAATGCTCTTGGCGTGAACATCAACTACACCTCTTCCAATAACGAAATTTACTATGCCTTCCAGCAAACCGGTGATTTCGTTTGGCCCAACTTCATCGAGGATCTCGAGGAAATCCTCACCTACCCAGTCCGCGTCAGTCTGATCTATGGCGACGCAGACTACATCTGCAACTGGTTCGGAGGCCAAGccgtctccctcgccgtcAAGTACCCGCATTCCAAGCAGTTCCAGGCCGCCGGATACACGcctcttcttgttgatggcGTGGAGTACGGAGAGACTCGAGAGTATGGcaatttctccttctcccgtGTCTATGAGGCCGGCCACGAGGTTCCTTACTATCAGCCTGCTGCGTCGCTGCAGCTTTTTAACCGCACTTTGTTTGGGTGGGATATTGCTGAGGGCAAGGTTCAGACCTGGCCGGGCTATTCCACGAACGGAACCGCATGGCCGACGCACACTGAATCGTTTGTGCCATTGCCCACAGCTACGCCTAGCAAGGGTCTCTTTTGA
- a CDS encoding unc-93 family MFS transporter (transcript_id=CADANIAT00008039) produces the protein MATVNEKAAPLSTTDPEVQQDSQRLPGKPWMYKNLKLGPLTVPYYASPQFQLVLVAFVCFLCPGMYNSVNGLGGAGQLNHSDISKSNTATYSTFAVVGFFAGSIANRIGLRLTLSFGGFGYTLYVAALLCYNHTYNSGFLIFAGALLGLCAGLLWCAQGAVMMAYPGENEKGKFISIFWVIFNLGGVIGGLIPLGQNIHNSDSAGSVNDGTYIAFMVLMVLGFLLAWGLVDSKNIVRKDGTRVIAIKNPSWKSELLGLYETLLTDWYIVAFFPMFLASNWFYSYHFNAINGSYFVPRAAALNSILYWAMQMIGAFCFGLILDLKSLKRPARAKLVWVLLFTITMGVWGGGYAFQKTYTRETAGRSKDWNQSGYIGPMFLYMFYGFYDAAFQTCAYWFMGCLSNNSRKLANFAGFYKGIQSAGAAITWALDFNETPYMNMFASCWGILCGSLLIASPIIFFKIKDHTDLEEDLKFSDETVADVTGIEVGDVTLRPQQQHTPEKRSPSDA, from the exons ATGGCAACCGTGAACGAGAAAGCTGCTCCCTTGAGCACCACCGATCCTGAGGTCCAGCAGGACTCTCAGCGTCTCCCTGGCAAACCGTGGATGTACAAGAATCTGAAGCTTGGTCCATTGACCGTGCCTTACTATGCTTCGCCACAATTCCAGTTGGTCCTGGTTGCTTTCGTTTGCTTCCTCTGCCCGGGAATGTACAACTCCGTCAATGGTCTGGGTGGCGCCGGTCAACTCAACCACTCCGATATCAGTAAATCCAACACGGCCACATACAGCACCTTTGCCGTTGTTGGTTTCTTCGCCGGCTCCATTGCCAACCGCATTGGCCTGCGATTGACTCTCTCGTTCGGTGGTTTTGGCTACACCCTTTATGTCGCTGCTCTCCTTTGCTACAACCATACCTACAACTCCGGCTTCCTGATCTTCGCCGGTGCCTTGCTTGGTCTATGCGCCGGTCTGCTTTGGTGCGCTCAGGGCGCTGTCATGATGGCTTATCCGGGTGAAAATGAGAAGGGCAAATTTATCTCCATTTTCTGGGTTATTTTCAACCTGGGAGGTGTTATTGGAGGATTG ATCCCTCTTGGACAAAACATACATAATAGTGATTCTGCTGGGTCGGTTAATGATGGCACTTACATCGCTTTTATGGTTCTAATGGTTCTCggcttccttctcgcctGGGGTCTCGTGGATTCCAAGAATATTGTGCGAAAGGATGGCACGCGCGTCATCGCCATCAAAAACCCATCCTGGAAGTCGGAACTGCTTGGCTTATACGAGACTCTTCTGACCGACTGGTATATCGTCGCTTTCTTCCCCATGTTCTTGGCTAGTAACTGGTTCTACTCCTATCACTTCAACGCCATTAACGGCTCATACTTTGTGCCCCGCGCCGCTGCTCTCAACAGTATCCTATACTGGGCCATGCAGATGATTGGCGCCTTCTGTTTCGGCTTGATTCTGGACTTGAAATCCCTGAAGAGACCCGCTCGTGCCAAGCTTGTCTGGGTGCTCCTGTTCACTATCACCATGGGTGTCTGGGGTGGTGGATATGCCTTCCAGAAGACATACACTCGGGAGACTGCAGGACGCAGCAAGGACTGGAACCAGAGCGGCTACATTGGGCCCATGTTCTTGTACATGTTCTACGGTTTCTACGATGCTGCTTTTCAGACTTGTGCCTACTG GTTTATGGGATGTCTATCAAACAACAGCCGAAAATTGGCCAACTTTGCCGGTTTCTACAAGGGAATTCAGTCTGCAGGTGCAGCTATAACATGGGC CCTTGACTTCAACGAAACGCCATACATGAACATGTTCGCTTCTTGCTGGGGTATTCTCTGTGGCTCCCTTCTAATCGCCTCAccaatcatcttcttcaagatcaaggatCACACCGACCTGGAAGAAGACCTAAAGTTCTCTGACGAGACTGTCGCGGACGTCACTGGCATCGAGGTAGGCGATGTCACACTACgaccgcagcagcaacataCCCCTGAAAAGCGGAGTCCCTCTGATGCCTGA